The genomic stretch CCGCCCGGGCGAGGGGGGCGAGCGGAATGTGCAGCGCCTCGGACCGATGGTGGCCTGCCAGCCAGCCTGGCACCATGCCGGAGTAACAGAGCGTGGGCTCGGGCGTCACCAGCGTGACGCTCACGGCGGGCCAGGCCTGACGACGCAACGCCTGCAGGACTGCCAGGTGGGCATGGCCTCCGCCGACCAGCACCAGTTCTTTTGGGTGGAGGGCGTCCGGCATCAGGGGCTCCTGCTTCCCCCTTACCCGCAGCCGGGCGTCGTGTGATCGCTGCCGGAGGGTGGGTACCTGCCTGGCAGGCCGGTGACAAGGGGGCATGACGAGATGATTCAGGATGGGGTGGAGCAGCTCGTGGCGTTTGCGCGCGCCCTGTCGGACCCTCCCTATTTCACGCCGCTCAACCTCTTTCTGGTGCTCTTTGTCCTGTTTACCTTGCGGGACTTGACCCGCGGCCGGAAGCCCCGAGAGGGGGCTTCCGGGGTGTGGGAGGTCCGCACGTCACCGCAGTATGCCCGTGCGAGCCGGGACGCGCTGGCCCGTCGCCCGCTGAACCCCGAGGCCGGCGAAGGGGAGGGGGACCTCACGCTGTGGCTGCTAGCCCCTGGCCATCGCCGCATCGATCTGATCAAGGCGGTGCGCGTGGTGACGCGCCTGCCGCTGGCGGAGGCCTACGCGCTGGTCGAGAGCACGCCGATTGCCGTGCTGCGTCAGACCTCGCCAGCGCGGGCCGAAGGCGCGCGGCTTGCGCTGGCTCAGGCGGGGGGAGAGCTGGAGCTGCGCCGTGAGCAGCCGTCCGACGGGGCGAAGACCGTCGTCCCGACCGTCTCCAGCGACGAGGCGCCCCACGATCTGACCTTGCAGCGCCTGCCCGACAGTCTCCAGGGCCGCGCCCAGGTGGTTGCCGTCGTGTGCGAACAGCTGGGCTGGGCGCCCGAGACGGCCGAGGAGCGCTTGTCGGAGGAACCCGCCTTCGTGTTTCGGGGCCTGACGGCAACCCAGGCCCGACGCTTGCGGCGGGAACTGGAAGAAGCCGGCGCGGACGTCTCCCTCGACTGAATGCCAGCATCCCGAGCGTTCGAGCAGGCATTGCCGACCGGGTCGGGGTGGCGTCAGGCTGGCGTCAGCACCTCGGCGAACAGCGCCGGATCGACGTTGCCACCGCTGAGCAGCACGCCCAGCGTGCGTCCCTCGGTCGGCAGCAAGCCCGCCAGCACGGCCGCCAGCGCGGCGGCGCCGCCCGGTTCGATCACCAGCTTGAGGTGTTCGAAGGCAAAGCGCATGGCCGCGAAGACCTGCGCGTCCGTCACCACCAGCCCGCCAGCCAGCAAGCGACGGTTGATCGAGAAGGTCAGCTCGCCCGGGGTGGGCACCAGCAGCGCGTCGCAGACGCCTCCCGCATTGCGGGCGTTGGTCTCGCGTTGCCCACTGGCCAGCGAGCGCACGGTGTCGTCGAAACCTTCCGGCTCCACCGCCCAGACGCGGGTTGCGGGGGAGCGTGCGGCCAGGGCGATCGCCACGCCCGCCACCAAGCCGCCGCCACTGCAGCAGACCAGCACGTCATCCAGCTGGGCCGCCCGCTCGCCAGCCTGCGCCATCAGTTCCAGGCCCGCGGTGCCCTGGCCCGCGATGATGGCCGGGTCCTCGTAGGGCGGCACCAGCACCGCCCCCAGCGCCTCGGCGATGCCGCGGGCGGTGGCTTCTCGGTTGGCCGTCGCGCGGTCGTAAAGGATCACCTCGGCGCCGTGGCGGCGCGTGTGGGCCAGTTTCAGCGGGGGCGAGTCTTCCGGCATGACGATGCGCGCGGGCAGCCCCCGCCGCGCGGCGGCCGCGGCCACGGC from Candidatus Sericytochromatia bacterium encodes the following:
- a CDS encoding ribosomal protein L7/L12, with the translated sequence MAFARALSDPPYFTPLNLFLVLFVLFTLRDLTRGRKPREGASGVWEVRTSPQYARASRDALARRPLNPEAGEGEGDLTLWLLAPGHRRIDLIKAVRVVTRLPLAEAYALVESTPIAVLRQTSPARAEGARLALAQAGGELELRREQPSDGAKTVVPTVSSDEAPHDLTLQRLPDSLQGRAQVVAVVCEQLGWAPETAEERLSEEPAFVFRGLTATQARRLRRELEEAGADVSLD
- a CDS encoding threonine/serine dehydratase; translation: MIPAAPTLADLEAAAARLAGTVVATPLLESTELNRRVGGRVLLKVEALQHTGSFKFRGAWNRISQLDPAQHPAGVVAYSSGNHAQAVAAAAARRGLPARIVMPEDSPPLKLAHTRRHGAEVILYDRATANREATARGIAEALGAVLVPPYEDPAIIAGQGTAGLELMAQAGERAAQLDDVLVCCSGGGLVAGVAIALAARSPATRVWAVEPEGFDDTVRSLASGQRETNARNAGGVCDALLVPTPGELTFSINRRLLAGGLVVTDAQVFAAMRFAFEHLKLVIEPGGAAALAAVLAGLLPTEGRTLGVLLSGGNVDPALFAEVLTPA